GAAAACCTCAAATTACGAATTTGTCATGTAAAAATAGGACCACAACCCGAGCATACCTGAAAATGTGAACTGTTGATACAGCATCCAATTCGCCAAAACAAAGGCACCATCACTCTTTGAAACTCACTCATATTTATTCCTTCCAAAATTTCTTCAACTTCTCCCAAAAACATCACTTCTTTCTGACTGTTAGTAATCGGCCAATACTTCAATAACCCCCTAATAACCGTACTAGCTAACTTTGGATCCTTTTCAATATACTGCGTAACACAATACGACAACTGCTGGAAATAAACCCCTAAACTTTTCGGTTTATGCAACGGAATCAAAGCCCTCCAAAGAAAAATCTTATGCTCTTCTTTTAGAGGCAATGCAAATCCAGTAATCACACTCCCAAATATCTCTAACAACTCTGCAATCCCATTATGGCGTTCGTTTTCAAATACAAATCTGTAAAATATATTACTTATACTTTTTCGAATAAAAGGTCTATGCACCATGAACTTGCCATAAACTCGGTGCATTATCCCCTTCAAACACTCGCGCTCTCTAGGATCTTCAGATTCGAATAGATCAAGCAGTCGTAATATGAACGCATGATTTATATACTTTTTCGCAAATTTAGCTTCAACCGAGGATGATTGTACGAATTTAAGCAATATATCATACACAAGTTGTAAATGAGGCCATGCCGGATCGAAAGAgggctcatcatcatcattttcacctCCATTATTACTTCTAGAAGATCTATAATTAGGAGGAAATACTCTAAACAGGTTTACAGCACACATTTTACACAATGCTAAGATTGCAGGCTCAGAGAATTTAGGTGGCCCAGATGATATAAAATCTAATAGTTCAATTAAAGTTAACCTTTTTAGATCTTTTTCAGCTGTGTTCTTACTAGGGTCACTAAAATCAAAAACCATACAACAAAGACTTAACTTACTGATAAAAAGTGACATTTTTTCTGTTGTGGGTGCATCTTTGAAGGGTAAAAGAGGCTCAATTCCAGCTATAACACTTGATGGAAACACTGCTGATGATGTTCTTTTAGGTGCATTTATAGGTTTTGGTGATGCACTGTTTAAGCTTGTGGTTCTTTGAATGCCACCATTGTTGGAATCATTCAAAGGGTCTTCAaaagtttcagacttgattgatcttttGGGAAGCTTGTTAAGAAGCTGTTTGAACATTgtgaaataaaagttttaaaatttcACTCAAATTAAAGATTGGGAAAGTAACCCATTTACAGAAACCACAGAAAAACTTACTTAAAAAGACCCTAATTTAAGAAACCTAAACATAACAAATTGTTATTAGCAATTGGGATTTCAATTTCAATAGGGAAGGTGAATTCTTGAATTAATTATGAAAAATTGCATGAAAAACAAAAAGGGTGGAAACCCAAGAAAGATGTTTCAAATCACAAGATCTGGACACAAAAAAGGCACAACATTTACTCCATAAATCTACACAATgggattaaaaataaaataaaaatcagaTCTTGGAGGAACCCATGTTCTGGGTTGATCAAAAAatgtgattttttttttcttttctctcacCAAAATGGTAAAGTTACAGAGAGAGAGGGAGTGAACTCTTACAAATTAAATTAAATCTTTTTAATAAAAGAACAATTTAAAATCAGGGCACATGAAGCCAAAAAGCTTGAATTTTTTACTTTCTGGGAGttgattatgtatgtatgtatgtattttggtGAAGATCACGTTACATTAACAGCACCATTTATATCACACATTCACACTTCAAGGAATAAGAAGTAGAATGGGGGATTGAAAACAAAACAAAACACAATTAATTCAAAAGGCTCGAGTTTCTATAAAGACAGAAGAAAAAGCAAAGAGAGATGGAGAGAATAGGGAACTTTAAAGTGAAAATCGAGACAGATGTATCAATGAACCTCTGGCCATGGTA
This genomic window from Rutidosis leptorrhynchoides isolate AG116_Rl617_1_P2 chromosome 2, CSIRO_AGI_Rlap_v1, whole genome shotgun sequence contains:
- the LOC139891279 gene encoding serine/threonine protein phosphatase 2A 57 kDa regulatory subunit B' kappa isoform-like; the protein is MFKQLLNKLPKRSIKSETFEDPLNDSNNGGIQRTTSLNSASPKPINAPKRTSSAVFPSSVIAGIEPLLPFKDAPTTEKMSLFISKLSLCCMVFDFSDPSKNTAEKDLKRLTLIELLDFISSGPPKFSEPAILALCKMCAVNLFRVFPPNYRSSRSNNGGENDDDEPSFDPAWPHLQLVYDILLKFVQSSSVEAKFAKKYINHAFILRLLDLFESEDPRERECLKGIMHRVYGKFMVHRPFIRKSISNIFYRFVFENERHNGIAELLEIFGSVITGFALPLKEEHKIFLWRALIPLHKPKSLGVYFQQLSYCVTQYIEKDPKLASTVIRGLLKYWPITNSQKEVMFLGEVEEILEGINMSEFQRVMVPLFWRIGCCINSSHFQVAERALLLWNNDEIYNLIGHNRQVILPIIFPSLETNVQNHWNQSVLNLTLNVRNVFTEMDNMLFLGCHARFLEEQEKQSSAAEKRKEAWDRLENAASLQPITGDTTAVLVTMPRLN